DNA from Massilia antarctica:
CAGGCAAGGGCCTGGCCACGTTCGCCCTGCAGCACCTGATCGGGCTGGCCCGCTCGAGCTGGCAACTGAACGAGCTGCGCGCCAAAGTCACTCTCGCCAACCAGGGGTCGGCGGCGGTGCTGCACAAATGCGGCTTCGTCCACGCGGGCGACCTGACGCGCCTGGCCACGGTCGACAAGGCCAGGGTCGACGGCGCCGTGTACCTGCTGGACCTGACGCCGGCCTGACGCCACTATCCTGGCAGCGAATAGGCAAGGCCTGTCGATAACATGTGGGCGGCGATGCTCTGTCCCTGCTCAATCTGACGCGGCGGCACCGCATCGTCATATCACGGACTTCTTGCACTCACTTTGGCGCCCGCTGTTCGGGTGCGCTGCTGCCTTTTTTTCGTTTTAGCGTCACTGCAAACGAGATGCTGTTAAATAAAATAAGGTATCCGAGCAGCTTGTCCATGCCGTCGCGTCCATGTCCCGAAATGGACCAAGCCACCACGGCGCCCAGGCTCCCCATGAACAGGATTTTTAAGATTTTCACGTATTTTGTCCTCCAAAAAAGGAGGAGCATGGACCCACCGGTGCAATCCATGGACCTCCCCTGTACTTCTTTTGCGGCGCGCTGCGACAGCCTGTGTGCAGCTCGAGATTGCCTCCATCGCTAGCGAGTTTAGTCATGCAACATTGCAGCGACCAAGCCATTCTTTCACAAAAAAACAGGATTTTGCGAGTTTTCCGCCCGCTTCCATTGACATCGATCAGGGGTGCAATCGCGGGGAAGAATCGCTACCCGGACCACGCAAACCGGGCGCGTTGCCCTCGCCAGTTGCTGTTGACCGGCATGCTGACGACGACGGCGGCGAAGCCGGCCAGCCGCGGCCCGATCCGGCGCGCTGGCGCCGCTGTGGGCATCGACACCGCAAAACAATGCGCGAAGACGCGCCGCAAAGTGAATGAGTCGCGTCGGGCCAACTTCGATGGAATGTGGCCCTCATCATGCCACAAGCCGGCGTGCGCCTTACAGCCCGACCATGCCCATTTCCTGCTCGCCGTAGCGCGCGCCGCGCACCGCGCCGCGTGGCACGGCGGCGGCGATGGCCGCCAGCTCCGCCGCGCTCAATACCAGCTGCGTGGCGGCCACGTTCTGCTCCAGGTGGACCAGCCGGCGCACACCTGGAATCGGCACGATCTGCTCGCCCTGCGCCAGCAGCCAGCCCAGCGCCAGCTGGGCCGCGCTGACCCCGCGCGCGGCAGCGAGCTGCTCCAGCCGCGCCACCAGCGGCGCGTTGGCGCGCAACGCCTCGTCCTGGAAGCGCGGCAGGCCGCGCCGGTAGTCGTCCGTCGCCAAAGTAGCGGTCGACCCGAGCTGCCCGGTGAGGAAACCCCGGCCCAGCGGGCTGTAAGGCACAAAGCCCACGCCCAATGCGCGGCAGGCTGGCAGCACCTCATCCTCGACGTCGCGGCTCCACAGCGAATACTCCGACTGCAGCGCAGCGATCGGATGCACCGCGCAGGCGCGCCGCAGCGTCGTGGCCGACGCCTCCGACAAGCCCAGATGCAGCACCTTGCCCTCGCGTACCAGATCGGCCATGACACCAACCACGTCCTCGATCGGCAGCGCCGGATCGACCCGGTGCTGGTACAGCAGATCGATCGTCTCCACGCCCAGCCGGGCCAGCGAGCCCTCGACCGCCGCGCGCAGCTGCGCGGGGCGACTGTCCACCCCCGTCACCCGCTGCATGCCCTGCCCCTGCGCGCCGATCCGAAAACCGAACTTGGTGGCGATGCTCACCTTGCCGCGCAGTCCGCGCAAGGCACGCGCCAGCAGTTCCTCGTTGGCGTAAGGGCCGTAGACCTCCGCTGTATCGAACATCGTCACGCCCAGTTCGACGGCGCGGTGCAAGGTGCGGATCGATTCCGCCTCGTCGGCGCCGCCGTAGGCAAAGCTCATCCCCATGCAACCGAGCCCGATGGCGGACACCGACAAGCCGGTCGATCCCAATGTGCGCGTTTTCATCACAGCAAACTCCTCGTGTCGTCAATCGAGCGGCCAGTATGGGCGGCTTCGATGGATTCGATAAGGTGCCTCGCCCTGCATGCACTACTGAGAAAAACTCATCAATTCAGGCGCCACCTGCATCAAACCGATACCTGCGCCGGGTACCTTAGTGCCCAGCGCGTAATCGAGCGCATAGAAGTGCTTGCCGTCGAGGACCGTGAGCGCAAGGCTGCCGGTGATGCCGCTTAACTCCTCCGTGCCCGAATCGGGCACGATCGTGATGGTCGCCTGGCTGGTCCCGCCCTGCATCGTGCCCGCATGCTGCAGAACGAAACTGCCCTTGCGGCCCGCCAGGGTCCCGCTGACCCTCTCGATGGCGACATAGGCGGCCGAGCCCCGGGTGTCGCTCACCGCCGTCAGCATGCTGCCCTTGCCGCTGGCCGCCAGTTCGCCGGCGTACTGTTTGTCGAGCGCCATGCGGCCGATGGCGATACGGCCTTCCTTCTCGGGAGCGCCGGCGGGTATGATCGCTATCTCGAACGGCCCGCTGGCGCGTAGCATGGGCGGTGCTGCCGGCGGCGTTTGCGCGGCGGCCGGTTGCAAAAAGGCGAGCAGGGAGAGCGCGACGGCGCTAAAACGGAACATTGACATGGCAGGCTTTCGATTCAAGGATGGGCGGCGCCGCGTTGAAACGCGGACGCTCGCGGGAACCTCCACACTAAGCGCAAGGACGAAAAACATCTTGGATAAACCCGACACTGCGCCCGCAACGCCGAAAGGCATCGTCGATCCGCTCGGCATGGCGCGCCGCATCCGCCTGGCCACCTACCCGCCATCGGCACCGCTGGCGCGCTTCGTCGACTACGTCTGGATCGTCGAATGGAACATGGGGGAGCGCGCGCCCGAAATCCAGCGCGTGCTGCCGTATCCGAATGCGCACCTGGTGTTCGACCGCGGCCGCACTGCCATCCACGGCGTGGTGCGCGGCGCGTTCGAGCGCAAGGTGGCGGGAGCGGGCCGCGTGCTCGGCGTGCGCTTCAAGCCGGGCGGGCTGCGTCCCTTTATCGCGCATCCCGTCTCGCGCCTGGCCGACCGCACCATGGCGGCGGACGAGGTGCTGCGCATCTCCAGCGCCGCCGCCGAACAGCGCGTGCTGGAGGGCGACAGCGATGCGGACATGGTCGGCGCGGCCGAAGCGATGCTGCTGGCCGTGCTGCCGGCGCCGGACCCGCGCGCGCTGCTGGCCGAACAAGCCGTCAACGCCGCCGCAGCCATCGACGGACCGGCCAGCGTGGCCGCCCTGTGCGCGCAGACGGGCATCGAAGAACGCGCGCTGCAAAGGCTGTTCAGCAATTATGTGGGCGTATCGCCCAAGTGGGTAATCCAGCGCTACCGGCTGCAGGAAGCGAGCTGGCGCCTGGCCAGGCCCGCGCCGGTCGACCTGGCGGCCCTGGCCAGCCAGCTCGGTTTTTTCGACCAGGCCCATTTCACGCGCTACTTCACGAAGCTGGTGGGCACGTCGCCGCTGGAATACTGGAAGTCGCAGCAGGAGCCGCGTCAAAGCAGCCCATAAAGCCTGCGTACGGCGGCCGCGTCGGCGCCGTCAGGAAGAAAATATGCCAGCTGCCAGCGCTGCGTGGCGTGCGCCTGCTTGCTGGTCGTGAGCACCCACGGCGGATACACGCGGATGGCGCGCTTGCCGCCCTGCCCCGCGCGCGACACGATATCGCGCGCGGCCAGCACCGCTGCAGGAAAGACGAACTGCCCGATCTGGTCCCCCTGGCGGGTACTGACCACGAACAGGTCGACCGGGTCGGTCTCGTCGAACGGCTGGATCGGCCCGGAGCCGATGCGCTTCCACAAGGTGACGAACTGGCCCACCTTGGTCGGCGTGATTTTGGCGACGCGAAAACGCACCTGCAAGCCCTCGACCGCGAAACTGCTGGCCGCATACTCGGCGCTTTCCGCTTCGTGCCGCGGCGCGGTCCAGGCCAGGCCGTGCGCGTCATACGCGCGCTGGAGCACCTGCAGGTCGGGATGGAACGGGGCTTCTTTGAGTGTCATGGAGTTCAGGCGGCGCAGCCGTGGAGAAAGCGGGCATTGTAGCCGCCCGCCGCGCTGCGCGCCTGGCGCTGCGATCACTGGTTCAACAGCACCTGCGTGATCAGGCCCGTGGCCACCGCCACCAGCAAGTAATC
Protein-coding regions in this window:
- a CDS encoding MepB family protein, whose amino-acid sequence is MTLKEAPFHPDLQVLQRAYDAHGLAWTAPRHEAESAEYAASSFAVEGLQVRFRVAKITPTKVGQFVTLWKRIGSGPIQPFDETDPVDLFVVSTRQGDQIGQFVFPAAVLAARDIVSRAGQGGKRAIRVYPPWVLTTSKQAHATQRWQLAYFLPDGADAAAVRRLYGLL
- a CDS encoding DUF3224 domain-containing protein, with amino-acid sequence MSMFRFSAVALSLLAFLQPAAAQTPPAAPPMLRASGPFEIAIIPAGAPEKEGRIAIGRMALDKQYAGELAASGKGSMLTAVSDTRGSAAYVAIERVSGTLAGRKGSFVLQHAGTMQGGTSQATITIVPDSGTEELSGITGSLALTVLDGKHFYALDYALGTKVPGAGIGLMQVAPELMSFSQ
- a CDS encoding aldo/keto reductase, producing MKTRTLGSTGLSVSAIGLGCMGMSFAYGGADEAESIRTLHRAVELGVTMFDTAEVYGPYANEELLARALRGLRGKVSIATKFGFRIGAQGQGMQRVTGVDSRPAQLRAAVEGSLARLGVETIDLLYQHRVDPALPIEDVVGVMADLVREGKVLHLGLSEASATTLRRACAVHPIAALQSEYSLWSRDVEDEVLPACRALGVGFVPYSPLGRGFLTGQLGSTATLATDDYRRGLPRFQDEALRANAPLVARLEQLAAARGVSAAQLALGWLLAQGEQIVPIPGVRRLVHLEQNVAATQLVLSAAELAAIAAAVPRGAVRGARYGEQEMGMVGL
- a CDS encoding helix-turn-helix domain-containing protein: MDKPDTAPATPKGIVDPLGMARRIRLATYPPSAPLARFVDYVWIVEWNMGERAPEIQRVLPYPNAHLVFDRGRTAIHGVVRGAFERKVAGAGRVLGVRFKPGGLRPFIAHPVSRLADRTMAADEVLRISSAAAEQRVLEGDSDADMVGAAEAMLLAVLPAPDPRALLAEQAVNAAAAIDGPASVAALCAQTGIEERALQRLFSNYVGVSPKWVIQRYRLQEASWRLARPAPVDLAALASQLGFFDQAHFTRYFTKLVGTSPLEYWKSQQEPRQSSP